A region of Streptomyces sp. NBC_01267 DNA encodes the following proteins:
- a CDS encoding plasmid mobilization relaxosome protein MobC: MSVAGFLAHSALAAARDQTRTAATIAAEQDILTELFATGRKLGWAGSNLNQMTKALNSGGDIARIEETLAAVRHAATATRAAVERINNRQKDETA, translated from the coding sequence ATGAGCGTCGCCGGCTTCCTCGCCCACTCCGCCTTGGCCGCCGCCCGCGACCAGACCCGCACCGCCGCAACCATCGCCGCCGAGCAGGACATCCTCACCGAGCTCTTCGCCACCGGACGCAAGCTCGGCTGGGCCGGCAGCAACCTCAACCAGATGACCAAGGCCCTCAACTCCGGCGGCGATATCGCCCGCATTGAGGAAACCCTCGCCGCCGTCCGCCACGCGGCCACCGCGACCAGGGCGGCCGTCGAGCGGATCAACAACCGGCAGAAAGACGAGACCGCTTGA